In Devosia chinhatensis, the following are encoded in one genomic region:
- the dusA gene encoding tRNA dihydrouridine(20/20a) synthase DusA, producing MLDRARRFSVAPMMDWTDRHCRVLHRLLTRHSLLFTEMVNSGAIVHGDAERHLRFDPVEHPIALQIGGSDPAELAEACRIATGFGYDEINLNVGCPSDRVQSGRFGACLMAEPALVAKCVRAMRGATDRPVTVKCRIGIDDQDIEESLDRFADAMVEAGVAALYVHARKAWLQGLSPKENRTIPPLDYPRVHRLRQRLAPLPVMINGGIETLEQAEEHLAHVDGVMLGRAAYHNPMLMAEVDARLFGDAREIPDLSAIMAAMADYAEVQLGQGVRLNNIARHMLGLANGRPGARLFRQIMSVDACKRDAGPEVFFRALDVVENHQFAAE from the coding sequence TTGCTGGACCGCGCACGCAGATTTTCCGTAGCCCCGATGATGGACTGGACCGACCGGCATTGCCGCGTGCTCCATCGCCTGCTGACGCGCCATTCGCTGTTGTTCACCGAAATGGTCAATAGCGGCGCCATCGTTCACGGCGATGCCGAGCGGCACTTGCGCTTCGATCCGGTCGAGCATCCCATCGCGCTGCAGATCGGCGGGTCGGACCCGGCCGAACTGGCTGAAGCCTGCCGCATCGCCACCGGTTTCGGCTACGACGAGATCAACCTCAATGTCGGTTGCCCTTCGGACCGCGTGCAGTCCGGCAGGTTCGGCGCCTGCCTCATGGCCGAGCCGGCGCTGGTGGCCAAATGCGTGCGCGCCATGCGCGGCGCCACCGACCGCCCGGTGACTGTCAAGTGCCGCATCGGCATCGACGATCAGGACATTGAGGAAAGCCTCGACCGCTTCGCCGACGCCATGGTCGAGGCCGGGGTCGCTGCGCTCTACGTGCATGCGCGCAAGGCCTGGCTGCAGGGGCTGAGCCCCAAGGAAAACCGCACCATCCCGCCGCTCGATTATCCGCGCGTCCATCGCCTGCGCCAGCGGCTCGCCCCCTTGCCGGTGATGATCAATGGCGGCATCGAAACGCTTGAGCAGGCCGAAGAGCACCTGGCGCATGTCGACGGGGTGATGCTGGGGCGCGCCGCCTATCACAACCCCATGCTGATGGCGGAAGTGGATGCGCGCCTCTTCGGCGATGCCCGGGAGATTCCTGACCTGTCGGCAATCATGGCGGCCATGGCCGATTATGCCGAAGTCCAATTGGGACAGGGCGTGCGGCTCAACAACATTGCCCGACACATGCTCGGCCTCGCCAATGGCCGCCCCGGCGCGCGGCTCTTCCGCCAGATCATGAGCGTGGATGCCTGCAAGCGCGATGCCGGTCCGGAGGTGTTCTTCCGCGCGCTGGATGTGGTCGAAAACCACCAGTTCGCGGCCGAATAG
- the rpiA gene encoding ribose-5-phosphate isomerase RpiA: MSDIEALKRKAAAMALTEVRSGMRLGLGTGSTARHFVDLLGEKVAAGMDVLCVPTSEVTATQARGLNIPLSDLDHLDRLDLTVDGADEIDPALNLIKGAGGALLREKIVAASSDRMIVIADQSKRVAELGRFPLPIEVNRFGLGATRNAVARVLAAYGADKALTLRGEDKGAVYLTDGGHLILDACFGRISQPEALSRELLSIPGVVQHGLFLGMCSKAYVATPNGVEVLERQ; this comes from the coding sequence ATGAGCGATATCGAGGCATTGAAGCGTAAGGCAGCGGCCATGGCGCTGACGGAGGTGCGCTCGGGCATGCGTCTTGGCCTGGGCACCGGCTCCACCGCCCGGCACTTCGTCGATCTGCTGGGCGAGAAAGTGGCCGCCGGGATGGACGTGCTGTGTGTGCCGACCTCCGAAGTCACGGCCACCCAGGCCCGGGGGCTCAATATCCCGCTATCCGATCTTGACCACCTCGATCGCCTGGACTTGACGGTGGATGGTGCAGACGAGATCGATCCTGCGCTCAACCTCATCAAGGGAGCGGGTGGGGCGCTGCTGCGCGAAAAGATCGTTGCCGCCTCGTCTGACCGGATGATCGTCATTGCCGACCAGTCCAAGCGCGTCGCCGAACTGGGGCGCTTTCCGCTGCCCATCGAGGTCAATCGCTTCGGGCTGGGCGCGACGCGCAATGCCGTGGCCCGGGTGCTGGCCGCCTATGGGGCGGACAAGGCGCTGACGCTGCGCGGAGAAGATAAGGGCGCCGTCTATCTGACGGATGGCGGCCACCTCATACTCGATGCTTGTTTTGGCCGCATTTCGCAGCCAGAAGCGCTTTCGAGAGAGCTTTTGTCCATTCCCGGCGTGGTCCAGCACGGGCTGTTCCTGGGAATGTGCAGCAAGGCTTATGTGGCGACGCCCAATGGCGTAGAAGTTTTGGAACGGCAATAG
- a CDS encoding retropepsin-like aspartic protease family protein translates to MIFIGLALLIAVGIALMISADAGSLVGLSQLQTAQLVPLVIILIIFAGGLFARRHRASELIGGLLLWVGIFAVAMVSYAYRDELMGVVGRVAGEIQPGVAVVDAGSGTATFRRGFGGHFEIQATLNGHTTPMIFDTGASAVVLTIADAEAAGIDTDALRYSVPVSTANGRGMAARVRLDTISVGSIERRNVTAFVTEAGALETSLLGMTFLETLSRYSVTQNSLELVD, encoded by the coding sequence ATGATCTTCATCGGCCTGGCCCTGCTCATTGCCGTCGGCATTGCCCTGATGATCAGCGCCGATGCGGGGAGCCTTGTGGGCCTCAGCCAGCTGCAGACTGCCCAATTGGTCCCGCTCGTCATCATCCTCATCATCTTCGCCGGTGGTCTTTTCGCCCGGCGTCATCGCGCTTCCGAACTGATCGGCGGGCTGCTGCTCTGGGTCGGCATCTTTGCCGTGGCCATGGTCAGCTACGCCTATCGGGATGAATTGATGGGCGTGGTCGGTCGCGTCGCGGGCGAGATCCAGCCGGGCGTGGCGGTCGTTGATGCCGGTTCGGGCACCGCCACCTTCCGGCGCGGCTTCGGCGGTCATTTCGAAATTCAGGCGACGCTCAACGGCCACACGACGCCCATGATCTTCGATACCGGTGCCAGCGCAGTGGTGCTGACCATCGCGGATGCCGAAGCGGCCGGGATCGACACCGACGCCCTGCGTTATTCCGTGCCCGTCTCCACAGCCAACGGCCGGGGCATGGCTGCCCGCGTCCGCCTCGACACGATCAGCGTCGGTTCTATCGAGCGACGCAACGTGACGGCCTTCGTGACCGAAGCGGGGGCGCTCGAGACCAGCCTTTTGGGCATGACCTTCCTCGAAACGCTCAGCCGCTATTCGGTGACGCAAAACTCGCTCGAGCTCGTGGATTAG
- the cobT gene encoding nicotinate-nucleotide--dimethylbenzimidazole phosphoribosyltransferase has translation MPALNPAFADLVELLVAVPDGDEAAVAAVRQRDAQLTKPAGSLGRMEELVEFLARWQHRSKPRLGNPMVTIFAGNHGVTDQGVSAFPREVTAQMVANFTNGGAAISQICALHEINLRVFELALELPTGDITQEAALDDQMCAATIAYGMEAVAGKPDLICIGEMGIGNTTIAAALYAALYGGTGADWVGRGTGIDDAGLTRKADAVDRALARHAGELDHPLAILARLGGREIAAMLGALLAARHQKVPVIIDGYVATAAAAIAHAVNPAAINHCLFAHVSAEGAHADVLARMGQTGLLDLGMRLGEGTGAALAAVMAKTALHLHDNMATFESAAVSGKAE, from the coding sequence ATGCCCGCTCTGAACCCCGCCTTTGCCGATCTCGTCGAACTGCTTGTCGCCGTCCCCGATGGTGACGAGGCGGCTGTTGCCGCCGTGCGGCAGCGGGACGCCCAATTGACCAAGCCGGCCGGGTCGCTGGGCCGGATGGAAGAACTGGTCGAGTTCCTTGCCCGCTGGCAGCACCGTTCCAAGCCCCGCCTGGGCAATCCGATGGTGACGATCTTTGCGGGAAACCATGGCGTGACCGATCAGGGCGTTTCGGCCTTTCCCCGTGAGGTGACCGCGCAGATGGTGGCCAATTTTACCAATGGCGGGGCGGCCATCTCGCAGATCTGCGCCTTGCACGAGATCAACCTGCGCGTCTTCGAACTGGCGCTCGAATTGCCCACCGGCGACATCACCCAGGAGGCCGCGCTCGACGACCAGATGTGCGCCGCCACCATCGCCTATGGCATGGAAGCGGTGGCCGGCAAGCCGGACCTGATCTGCATCGGGGAGATGGGCATCGGCAATACCACCATCGCGGCCGCCCTTTATGCCGCCCTTTATGGCGGGACGGGGGCCGATTGGGTCGGTCGCGGCACGGGAATTGACGATGCCGGACTGACGCGCAAGGCCGATGCGGTGGATCGGGCCCTGGCGCGCCATGCCGGCGAACTGGACCATCCCTTGGCGATCCTGGCGCGTCTGGGGGGCCGAGAAATCGCCGCCATGCTCGGCGCACTCCTTGCAGCCCGGCACCAGAAAGTGCCCGTCATCATCGACGGTTATGTCGCAACGGCCGCCGCCGCCATCGCGCATGCGGTCAATCCCGCTGCCATCAACCATTGCCTCTTCGCCCATGTTTCGGCTGAAGGCGCCCATGCCGACGTGCTGGCCCGGATGGGCCAGACTGGTCTGCTCGACCTGGGCATGCGGCTGGGTGAAGGCACTGGTGCGGCCCTGGCTGCGGTGATGGCCAAGACGGCGCTGCACCTGCACGACAACATGGCGACCTTCGAGAGCGCGGCGGTCAGCGGCAAGGCCGAGTGA
- the moaA gene encoding GTP 3',8-cyclase MoaA — translation MTDPVSTHPLIDRFGRRISYLRISVTDRCDFRCVYCMAEDMTFLPRKDVLRFEEIEAIADAFIARGTTKIRLTGGEPLVRRDIADLIASLGNRLGHGLDELTLTTNGSQLAKHAKGLAAAGVRRINVSMDTLDPERFAAITRRGRLEDVLAGIAAAQDAGLAIKINMVAMRGVNEDEIEPMMAFAHGRGMGLTLIEGMPLGEVGLDRVDTYLPLRELHEQLSRRYTLTRLDQRTGGPARYVHVAETGGVLGFITPMSHNFCESCNRVRLTATGQLFLCLGQEDQVDLRAAWREGGPEALDAALDHAMHIKPKGHDFALDRTRPEPAVARHMSVTGG, via the coding sequence ATGACTGATCCCGTGTCCACACATCCACTGATCGACCGCTTCGGGCGGCGCATTTCCTATCTGCGCATTTCGGTCACGGATCGCTGCGATTTCCGCTGCGTCTATTGCATGGCCGAGGACATGACGTTCCTGCCACGCAAGGACGTGCTGCGCTTCGAGGAAATCGAGGCCATTGCTGACGCCTTTATCGCCCGGGGCACCACCAAGATCCGCCTGACCGGTGGCGAACCGCTGGTGCGGCGGGACATTGCTGACCTCATTGCCAGCCTGGGTAATCGGCTCGGTCACGGTCTCGACGAGCTGACCCTCACCACCAATGGCAGCCAGCTCGCCAAGCATGCAAAGGGCCTTGCCGCTGCGGGCGTACGGCGCATCAACGTCTCCATGGACACGCTCGACCCCGAACGCTTCGCCGCGATCACCCGACGCGGCCGGCTGGAAGATGTGCTGGCCGGCATCGCGGCAGCGCAGGATGCGGGCCTCGCCATCAAGATCAACATGGTGGCCATGCGCGGCGTCAACGAGGATGAAATCGAGCCAATGATGGCCTTTGCGCATGGGCGCGGCATGGGCCTGACGCTGATCGAAGGCATGCCCCTGGGCGAAGTGGGCCTTGACCGCGTCGATACCTATCTGCCCTTGCGGGAACTGCACGAGCAGCTGTCCCGCCGCTATACGCTCACGCGGCTCGACCAGAGGACCGGTGGCCCGGCGCGCTATGTGCATGTCGCCGAAACCGGCGGTGTTCTCGGCTTCATCACCCCGATGAGCCACAATTTCTGCGAAAGCTGCAATCGCGTGCGCCTGACCGCGACCGGCCAGTTGTTCCTGTGCCTGGGCCAGGAAGACCAGGTGGACCTGCGCGCGGCCTGGCGCGAAGGCGGCCCTGAGGCGCTGGATGCAGCGCTCGACCATGCCATGCACATCAAGCCCAAGGGCCACGATTTCGCGCTGGACCGGACCCGCCCCGAGCCAGCCGTCGCGCGGCACATGAGCGTGACGGGCGGCTAG
- a CDS encoding VOC family protein, with protein sequence MLVGFEHIGTTTGDMDASIAFYCDLLGLKLRLRKKNDTAEVAFLDAGGGMLEIVAPNGGAGRFRDVPMSEAGMRHLTLAYDNVDAVVEMLDAKGVEIVERPRNAHNTEMVQRVAFIRDPDGILVELVERTPGR encoded by the coding sequence GTGCTGGTCGGGTTCGAGCATATCGGCACCACGACTGGCGACATGGATGCCAGCATTGCCTTTTACTGCGATCTGCTGGGGCTGAAATTGCGGCTGCGTAAAAAGAACGACACGGCCGAAGTCGCTTTCCTCGATGCCGGCGGCGGCATGCTGGAAATCGTCGCGCCCAATGGCGGGGCAGGGCGGTTCCGGGATGTGCCGATGAGCGAAGCGGGCATGCGCCACCTGACGCTAGCCTATGACAATGTCGACGCCGTGGTCGAGATGCTGGACGCCAAGGGCGTCGAGATCGTCGAGCGGCCGCGCAATGCGCATAATACCGAAATGGTGCAGCGGGTCGCCTTTATCCGCGATCCCGATGGCATCCTTGTCGAGCTGGTGGAGCGCACGCCCGGCCGCTAG
- a CDS encoding L,D-transpeptidase — protein sequence MSIIKVILAAGMSMLLSASLVAPATAALWYNPDTNSFEQREATASRSGSPIKKQIVAYETNQKPGTIVIETSERRLYLVLEDGQALKYGIGVGREGFTWAGSNRITRKAEWPGWTPPPAMRKRVPDLPAFMPGGPDNPLGARALYIGSTLYRVHGTSEPWTIGQAVSSGCIRMTNEDVTDLYDRVQVGARIVVNH from the coding sequence ATGAGCATTATCAAAGTCATATTGGCGGCAGGCATGTCGATGCTGCTTTCTGCCAGTTTGGTTGCGCCGGCAACCGCCGCGCTTTGGTATAATCCGGACACCAATTCCTTCGAGCAGCGCGAGGCGACAGCCAGTCGCAGCGGCAGCCCGATCAAGAAGCAGATCGTGGCCTATGAGACCAACCAGAAGCCCGGCACGATCGTCATCGAAACGTCCGAACGCCGCCTCTATCTGGTGCTCGAGGACGGCCAGGCGCTGAAATACGGCATTGGCGTGGGCCGCGAGGGCTTCACCTGGGCGGGAAGCAATCGCATCACCCGCAAGGCGGAATGGCCCGGCTGGACGCCGCCGCCGGCCATGCGCAAGCGCGTGCCCGACCTGCCGGCCTTCATGCCCGGTGGCCCGGACAATCCGCTCGGCGCCCGCGCCCTCTATATCGGCTCGACCCTTTATCGCGTGCATGGCACGTCCGAGCCCTGGACCATCGGCCAGGCCGTTTCCTCGGGCTGCATCCGCATGACCAACGAGGACGTCACCGACCTTTACGATCGCGTCCAGGTCGGCGCGCGCATCGTCGTCAATCACTGA
- a CDS encoding DUF6683 family protein has translation MNTSCLRRALAPALAVLLLASPVVAQEAPAPMSVAPVPETSPAASFDTGYRPSPTVASRVQREFLDQLRWSAGIAARDSLAAAFAERSPVEIWQELVAEQGLSPNNVADALTAYWVLNWITANGAYAAQIDNAPVQRQLRAAFAADSNFRGMGDLQRQQLAENYILNFLLEHAALNQAVAARDVDALNRLAAASVARFQTNMGVNLLAVVPSAEGFAPRARR, from the coding sequence ATGAACACATCTTGCCTGCGTCGCGCTCTTGCCCCTGCCCTCGCCGTCCTCTTGCTCGCCTCCCCGGTCGTCGCCCAGGAGGCGCCCGCGCCGATGAGCGTGGCACCGGTGCCCGAAACCAGCCCTGCGGCCAGCTTCGATACCGGCTATCGCCCCTCCCCCACCGTGGCTTCGCGCGTGCAGCGCGAGTTTCTCGATCAGTTGCGCTGGTCGGCGGGAATTGCGGCGCGCGATTCCCTGGCTGCCGCCTTTGCCGAGCGCTCTCCAGTCGAAATCTGGCAGGAACTGGTGGCCGAACAGGGCTTGTCGCCCAACAATGTCGCCGATGCCCTGACAGCCTATTGGGTGCTCAACTGGATCACCGCCAATGGCGCCTATGCGGCGCAGATCGACAACGCCCCGGTGCAGCGGCAATTGCGCGCCGCCTTCGCCGCAGACAGTAATTTCCGCGGCATGGGCGACCTGCAGCGCCAGCAATTGGCCGAGAACTATATCCTCAACTTCCTGCTCGAGCACGCCGCGCTCAACCAGGCCGTTGCGGCTCGGGACGTCGATGCGCTCAATCGGCTGGCCGCGGCCTCGGTCGCCCGGTTCCAGACCAATATGGGCGTCAATCTCCTCGCCGTCGTGCCCTCGGCAGAAGGCTTTGCGCCCCGCGCCCGGCGCTGA
- a CDS encoding sensor histidine kinase translates to MPSQSISEADSRAPMGVDGKRNAQKAVSEARQRLTSSSGTRADFDFELMQDYAAARVGAALPMAAIVSILAIVASLWVPVTIAALWAGLVIASLLIVVHLARRFTLADPTKFNAGRWTTSFVAAETVSGIALSLLALFSLFAEPADLAPVMFAMALVGIASNAIATHTLPPATLVSTLPVTMSVSAALIALGGTLNYTLAAVTICGEIFFLFLARQLHGSELETITHQSEKDTLIYELEEARNMSDEARRHAEQANIAKSQFLATMSHELRTPLNAIIGFSEVLKSELLGAHQVPQYKEYAGDIHSSGQHLLNLINELLDLSRIEAGKYELNEEAVSLVDIAEDCRRMMELRAKSKGIELVFSYGDHLPKLWGDERAIRQVMLNLLSNAIKFTPQQGKVTLVVQRSRDGGQMISVKDNGPGIPQNEIETVLSSFGQGSLAQKTAEQGAGLGLPIVQKIMDLHQGRFDLYSKLRFGTEVFATFPRARVMDALAPVVEKRNRLEIYSEAG, encoded by the coding sequence ATGCCGTCCCAGTCGATCAGCGAAGCTGATAGTCGCGCGCCTATGGGCGTCGACGGCAAGCGCAACGCCCAGAAGGCGGTCAGCGAAGCGCGCCAGCGCCTTACCTCCAGTTCCGGCACGCGCGCCGATTTCGATTTCGAACTGATGCAGGACTATGCCGCTGCCCGCGTGGGCGCAGCCCTGCCGATGGCAGCCATTGTCAGCATCCTGGCCATCGTTGCCAGCCTGTGGGTGCCTGTCACCATCGCAGCGCTCTGGGCGGGGCTGGTCATCGCCAGCCTGCTGATCGTCGTCCATCTGGCGCGACGCTTCACCCTGGCCGACCCCACCAAGTTCAATGCCGGGCGCTGGACCACATCTTTTGTCGCCGCTGAAACCGTCAGCGGCATCGCCTTGTCGCTGCTGGCCCTGTTCAGTCTCTTTGCCGAGCCGGCGGACCTCGCGCCGGTCATGTTCGCCATGGCCCTGGTGGGCATTGCCAGCAATGCCATCGCCACCCATACCCTGCCGCCCGCCACGCTGGTCAGCACCCTGCCGGTGACGATGAGCGTATCGGCCGCGCTGATCGCGCTGGGCGGCACGCTCAATTACACGCTGGCTGCCGTCACCATCTGCGGCGAGATCTTTTTCCTCTTTCTTGCCCGCCAGCTGCATGGCTCCGAGCTCGAGACCATCACGCACCAGTCCGAAAAGGACACGCTGATCTATGAGCTGGAGGAAGCGCGCAATATGTCCGACGAGGCCCGTCGCCACGCCGAGCAGGCCAATATCGCCAAGAGCCAGTTCCTCGCCACGATGAGCCACGAACTGCGCACTCCGCTCAATGCCATTATCGGCTTTTCCGAAGTGCTGAAATCAGAGCTGCTCGGTGCCCATCAGGTGCCGCAATACAAGGAATATGCCGGCGACATTCATTCCAGCGGCCAGCACCTGCTCAACCTCATCAACGAGCTTCTCGATCTCAGCCGCATCGAGGCGGGCAAGTACGAGTTGAACGAGGAAGCCGTTTCGCTGGTCGACATCGCCGAGGATTGCCGCCGCATGATGGAATTGCGCGCCAAGTCCAAGGGGATCGAGCTGGTCTTCAGCTATGGCGATCACCTGCCCAAGCTGTGGGGCGACGAGCGCGCCATCCGCCAGGTGATGCTGAACCTTCTGTCCAATGCCATCAAGTTCACCCCGCAGCAGGGCAAGGTCACCCTCGTGGTGCAGCGCAGCCGCGATGGCGGCCAGATGATTTCGGTCAAGGACAACGGCCCCGGCATTCCCCAGAACGAGATCGAGACGGTGCTCTCCTCCTTCGGGCAGGGCTCGCTGGCCCAGAAAACGGCCGAACAGGGCGCAGGCCTGGGCCTGCCCATCGTGCAGAAGATCATGGACCTGCATCAGGGCCGGTTCGACCTTTACTCCAAGCTGCGCTTCGGCACCGAGGTCTTTGCCACCTTCCCCCGCGCCCGGGTGATGGATGCGCTGGCGCCGGTCGTCGAAAAACGCAACCGGCTGGAAATCTATTCGGAAGCCGGCTGA
- a CDS encoding FecCD family ABC transporter permease produces the protein MSHKHLVHGPRHALIHAMPWVLMGLTILLFLIAIAAVSVGAVGIAPDIVWSVILNHVLPGSVERTWSAGRDNIVWEVRLPRVMLGAIVGASLALVGAALQSVTRNALADPHLLGISSGAAFGAIIVLLHTGMFLGLITVPLFAFGGALLATALVVGIANFTRATDASRLILTGVAISFVITSLGSLGIFLGDPRASHTVIFWMLGGLGLAQWAQLPYPLLALVACGIFLLANARNFNAMTLGDETATTLGLPAERFRIVVFVICALLTGAAVAFSGIISFVGLMIPHLVRMAVGGDYRRVLPLSALVGAIFIVLADMVARIIIPPLDVPIGIITGLVGGLFFILLMRRKARVG, from the coding sequence ATGTCCCACAAGCATCTCGTCCACGGTCCGCGCCACGCCCTGATCCATGCCATGCCCTGGGTCCTCATGGGCTTGACCATCCTGCTGTTCCTCATTGCCATAGCGGCGGTAAGCGTCGGCGCGGTGGGCATTGCGCCCGATATCGTCTGGAGCGTCATCCTCAATCATGTGCTTCCCGGCAGCGTGGAACGGACCTGGTCGGCGGGGCGCGACAATATCGTGTGGGAGGTGCGCCTGCCGCGCGTCATGCTGGGTGCTATTGTCGGGGCAAGCCTGGCGCTGGTGGGGGCGGCGCTGCAATCGGTGACGCGCAACGCGCTGGCCGACCCGCACCTGCTCGGCATTTCCTCGGGCGCCGCCTTCGGGGCGATCATCGTGCTCCTGCATACCGGCATGTTTCTCGGCCTCATCACCGTGCCGCTCTTTGCCTTTGGCGGCGCGCTCCTGGCCACGGCATTGGTCGTGGGCATCGCCAATTTCACCCGCGCCACCGATGCCAGCCGGCTGATCCTGACCGGTGTCGCCATTTCCTTCGTCATCACCTCGCTGGGGAGCCTCGGCATTTTCCTCGGCGATCCGCGCGCCAGCCATACGGTGATCTTCTGGATGCTGGGCGGGCTGGGCCTGGCGCAATGGGCGCAGCTGCCCTATCCGCTGCTGGCGCTTGTCGCCTGCGGGATATTCCTCCTCGCCAATGCACGCAATTTCAACGCCATGACCCTGGGCGACGAAACCGCGACGACGCTGGGCCTGCCGGCCGAACGGTTCCGCATCGTGGTTTTCGTGATCTGTGCGCTGCTGACCGGGGCGGCGGTGGCCTTTTCGGGCATTATCTCCTTTGTCGGGCTGATGATCCCCCATCTGGTGCGCATGGCGGTGGGCGGCGATTATAGGCGGGTGCTGCCGCTATCCGCGCTGGTCGGCGCCATCTTCATTGTCCTGGCCGACATGGTGGCGCGCATCATCATCCCGCCGCTCGACGTGCCCATCGGCATCATCACCGGACTGGTGGGCGGGCTGTTCTTCATCCTCCTGATGCGGCGCAAGGCCCGGGTCGGCTGA
- a CDS encoding Lrp/AsnC family transcriptional regulator yields the protein MDKIDRKILSLLQKDATMPVAEIGRKVGLSTTPCWRRIQKMEEDGVIQRRVAVLDPAKVNVGVTVFVSVKTNEHNEAWMRKFAGVVDEFPEVVEFYRMSGDVDYLMRVVVPDIGAYDTFYKRLISKINLTDVSSAFAMGQIKYTTALPLDFAIISDEDK from the coding sequence TTGGACAAGATCGACCGGAAAATCCTGTCGCTTCTGCAAAAAGACGCGACCATGCCGGTGGCCGAGATCGGCCGCAAGGTAGGGCTTTCCACCACCCCCTGCTGGCGCCGCATCCAGAAGATGGAAGAAGACGGCGTCATCCAGCGACGCGTGGCGGTGCTCGACCCGGCCAAGGTCAATGTCGGGGTCACCGTCTTCGTGTCGGTCAAGACCAATGAGCACAACGAAGCCTGGATGCGCAAATTCGCTGGCGTGGTCGATGAATTCCCCGAAGTGGTGGAATTCTACCGCATGAGCGGAGACGTCGATTACCTGATGCGCGTGGTCGTGCCCGACATCGGGGCTTATGACACGTTCTACAAGCGCCTGATCAGCAAGATCAACCTGACCGATGTCAGCTCGGCCTTCGCCATGGGGCAGATCAAGTACACGACGGCGCTGCCGCTGGACTTCGCGATCATCAGCGACGAAGACAAGTAA
- a CDS encoding adenosylcobinamide-GDP ribazoletransferase has product MTRDAPEAGEPDGIDPAVRDDYRPEPRAEGKGLVDDIVMALRFFSRLPTGERPHEKPDLGRIAMALPFAATLMSLVPLALLMGGAWLGLPPYFAAALSVAAMVIVGGGMMEDALADAADGLFGGYTRERRLEILKDSRHGTYGVAALCLFLVLRVTALGSVVAINPLAAAALWLAAHLAGRSGGLWLAVALPAARADGASASAGALSTKRFAIGATLAGLLVFLLGGPVSGLVGVVAALLAVVLTVLAWTGICRRLLGGQTGDLIGAGMALGEVAALCALLILA; this is encoded by the coding sequence TTGACGCGCGACGCGCCCGAGGCAGGCGAACCCGATGGCATCGATCCGGCCGTGCGTGACGATTATCGTCCCGAGCCGCGCGCCGAAGGCAAGGGCCTCGTGGACGACATTGTCATGGCCCTGCGCTTCTTCTCGCGCCTGCCCACCGGCGAGCGTCCACATGAAAAGCCCGATCTTGGGCGCATCGCCATGGCCCTGCCCTTCGCTGCCACTCTGATGAGCCTCGTTCCCCTGGCCCTGCTCATGGGCGGTGCCTGGCTCGGTCTTCCCCCCTATTTTGCTGCAGCTCTCTCCGTCGCCGCCATGGTGATCGTCGGCGGCGGCATGATGGAGGATGCCTTGGCCGATGCGGCGGATGGGCTGTTCGGTGGCTATACGCGGGAGCGGCGGCTCGAAATCCTCAAAGACAGCCGCCACGGCACCTATGGCGTGGCGGCCCTTTGTCTCTTTCTCGTGCTGCGGGTCACGGCGCTCGGCAGCGTCGTCGCAATTAATCCCCTTGCGGCAGCCGCCCTCTGGCTAGCGGCACACCTGGCGGGGCGCTCGGGCGGCCTCTGGCTCGCCGTGGCCTTGCCGGCGGCGCGGGCGGACGGCGCATCGGCCAGTGCCGGGGCGTTGTCGACCAAGCGTTTCGCCATCGGAGCAACTCTGGCCGGTTTGCTGGTTTTCCTGCTCGGCGGCCCGGTCAGCGGCCTTGTGGGCGTTGTCGCGGCCTTGCTTGCCGTGGTGCTGACGGTCCTGGCCTGGACCGGGATATGCCGGCGTCTCTTGGGCGGACAGACCGGCGATCTGATCGGCGCGGGCATGGCTCTGGGAGAAGTTGCCGCGCTTTGCGCCTTGCTCATCCTGGCGTGA